A portion of the Glycine max cultivar Williams 82 chromosome 10, Glycine_max_v4.0, whole genome shotgun sequence genome contains these proteins:
- the LOC100500258 gene encoding uncharacterized protein LOC100500258 precursor, giving the protein MGSSAADSASWYCAMVLLAMILLGSIRESTMAEEEGEPIKGNNLRQRPCDEIYVVGEGETLHTISDMCNDPFIVERNPHIHDPDDVFPGLVIKIIPIHQY; this is encoded by the coding sequence ATGGGTTCCTCTGCTGCAGATTCAGCATCGTGGTACTGTGCCATGGTATTGCTGGCCATGATACTGTTGGGGTCAATAAGGGAAAGCACCATGGCAGAAGAAGAAGGTGAGCCTATAAAAGGGAACAACCTCCGTCAACGACCGTGTGATGAAATATACGTTGTGGGAGAAGGGGAGACCCTGCACACCATCAGTGACATGTGCAATGACCCGTTTATCGTGGAGCGGAACCCACATATCCATGATCCCGATGATGTTTTCCCCGGCCTTGTCATCAAAATCATCCCCATCCAccaatactaa